A genomic segment from Leptospira ryugenii encodes:
- a CDS encoding CarD family transcriptional regulator produces the protein MAIKKTNEKTKEPKFKVGDYVVYPIHGVGEVTEVGKKVILGKKKDCYIMEIQGSKMKVMIPVERAVEVGIRSIIDKKEIKKVLTLLKKDEIDTEEDWKVRYQNNMNKIKSGSIFEVADVCRNLYKRAYGKELSIMERKLYESAYNLVKMEIALSKGVSQEEAGNIVSDVLAASVQGLAPPPPPKEEDDLDLE, from the coding sequence TTGGCTATTAAGAAAACAAACGAAAAAACCAAAGAGCCCAAATTCAAGGTAGGGGACTATGTAGTCTATCCGATCCATGGAGTGGGCGAAGTCACAGAAGTTGGCAAAAAAGTCATTCTGGGGAAGAAGAAGGACTGTTACATCATGGAAATTCAAGGTTCCAAGATGAAGGTCATGATTCCTGTAGAGCGTGCCGTTGAGGTTGGCATCCGGTCGATTATTGATAAAAAAGAGATCAAAAAGGTTCTCACTCTCCTGAAAAAGGATGAAATCGACACGGAAGAAGATTGGAAAGTTCGCTACCAAAACAACATGAACAAGATCAAATCTGGTTCTATCTTTGAAGTAGCGGATGTCTGCCGGAATCTTTACAAAAGGGCGTATGGAAAAGAACTCTCGATTATGGAGCGAAAGCTCTACGAAAGTGCCTACAACTTAGTAAAGATGGAAATTGCCCTTAGCAAAGGGGTATCTCAAGAGGAAGCAGGAAACATTGTTTCTGACGTGTTAGCGGCATCTGTCCAAGGTTTGGCACCACCACCTCCTCCAAAAGAAGAGGATGATTTAGATTTAGAGTAA
- a CDS encoding SPOR domain-containing protein — protein sequence MQNIDYSRRLRGNLGYSPADPYESSPSQGYIHHSQRTKPKSAFVLLIGAILLFTAGMVVGIQMSQKERSFASQSERSFSNVGRPMATETATEVEKPTEPSPETASSLVPGLKFPPKNDQINYMVQIGNFSPEEAGKLGKQLMQADPSLQGRIFRTSTGKLYAGYFYRMEDAREALDRISRQIPYSGDAMVKTIRF from the coding sequence ATGCAAAATATAGATTATTCACGAAGACTGAGAGGCAATCTTGGATACAGCCCAGCCGACCCATATGAGTCCTCACCTAGCCAGGGATACATACACCACTCACAACGGACCAAGCCTAAATCAGCATTTGTACTCTTGATCGGCGCTATTTTATTATTCACTGCAGGAATGGTTGTGGGGATCCAAATGTCCCAAAAGGAAAGAAGCTTTGCTTCCCAATCCGAAAGATCGTTTTCCAATGTTGGAAGGCCGATGGCTACAGAAACTGCTACTGAAGTAGAAAAGCCAACGGAACCTAGCCCAGAAACTGCTTCTTCCCTAGTCCCGGGACTTAAATTTCCTCCCAAGAATGACCAAATCAACTACATGGTACAGATTGGCAATTTTTCGCCCGAAGAGGCAGGAAAGCTAGGCAAACAGTTGATGCAAGCAGATCCCAGCCTCCAAGGTAGGATCTTTCGTACCTCTACCGGAAAATTATACGCAGGATACTTTTACCGCATGGAAGATGCTCGCGAAGCCTTGGATAGGATCAGCCGCCAGATCCCGTATTCTGGTGATGCAATGGTAAAAACAATTCGATTTTAA
- a CDS encoding cytochrome C oxidase subunit IV family protein, with amino-acid sequence MEYVINYALYFIALVAVFTPVLGFGIFAPGIATATIGGFIWNWFSQFFQTDRFKKFREENKDSKLLKFVLGDEDHKEDHASASMWVEDGDGEEEEEHEHHIISIGTYALVLMALFVGTVITVAVSYVDLGKLNMVVAMGVASVKAFFVLAYFMHLKYDNMLNRVIFLSAFGFLALLFAFSMVDIITRILPSLGFEGTKYF; translated from the coding sequence ATGGAATACGTTATCAATTACGCACTCTACTTCATTGCCTTAGTTGCGGTTTTTACTCCAGTGCTTGGTTTTGGAATCTTTGCTCCTGGCATTGCAACGGCAACCATTGGTGGCTTTATCTGGAACTGGTTCTCTCAGTTTTTCCAGACAGACCGATTCAAGAAGTTTAGAGAAGAGAACAAAGACAGCAAATTATTGAAATTTGTCTTAGGCGATGAGGACCATAAGGAAGACCATGCGTCTGCCTCTATGTGGGTAGAAGATGGAGATGGAGAGGAAGAAGAGGAGCATGAGCACCACATCATTTCCATTGGAACCTATGCCCTTGTTTTGATGGCCCTTTTTGTCGGAACAGTAATCACCGTTGCTGTCTCCTATGTTGACCTTGGAAAATTGAATATGGTTGTTGCTATGGGAGTTGCATCAGTGAAAGCTTTCTTCGTTTTAGCTTACTTCATGCACTTAAAGTATGACAATATGCTCAACAGAGTCATCTTTCTTTCTGCATTTGGTTTCCTAGCACTTCTCTTTGCTTTTTCCATGGTGGATATCATCACTAGAATCCTTCCTAGTTTAGGATTTGAAGGTACCAAATACTTCTAA
- a CDS encoding cytochrome c oxidase subunit 3 family protein, with protein MTSVSSSSEFHHQHHFKSAEHQYASSKQGIWLFLCTEILMFGGLFVGYLIYHSLYPSVFKNGSDSLNKIFGGLNTVVLLISSFTMAAAINYVQRGIHRLATIMLAITLVCGGIFMVVKYFEYSHKIHVGTVPGKFSLVDPSCGKGAQRDTCESKIGALLKDKSLQEKNHVGPEEAEKLKNIISRPKWEMFFGFYFVMTGLHGVHVVAGMILIFWVMIKTIRRKVGPEYYTVVEGVGLFWHVVDLVWIYLFPLLYLVG; from the coding sequence ATGACTTCCGTTAGTTCTTCAAGCGAATTCCACCACCAGCACCACTTCAAGAGTGCTGAGCACCAATATGCCTCATCCAAACAAGGGATTTGGCTCTTTCTTTGCACAGAGATTTTGATGTTCGGCGGACTTTTCGTCGGGTATCTCATCTATCATTCTTTGTATCCTTCTGTTTTCAAAAACGGCTCGGATTCCTTGAATAAGATTTTCGGTGGCTTAAACACCGTTGTGCTTTTGATTTCTTCATTTACGATGGCTGCCGCGATCAACTATGTGCAAAGAGGCATCCACCGACTAGCTACCATTATGTTGGCGATTACCCTTGTTTGTGGGGGTATCTTCATGGTTGTGAAATACTTCGAGTATTCACACAAAATCCATGTAGGAACCGTTCCTGGCAAGTTTTCGCTTGTAGACCCTTCCTGTGGCAAAGGTGCTCAGAGGGATACCTGTGAATCCAAAATTGGTGCCCTCTTGAAAGACAAAAGCCTCCAAGAGAAAAACCATGTGGGTCCGGAAGAAGCTGAGAAACTAAAAAACATCATTTCTCGTCCTAAATGGGAAATGTTCTTTGGTTTTTATTTCGTAATGACGGGCTTACACGGGGTACACGTGGTAGCTGGTATGATTTTGATCTTTTGGGTGATGATCAAAACTATCCGAAGAAAAGTTGGACCTGAATACTATACAGTCGTAGAAGGTGTTGGTTTGTTCTGGCACGTGGTCGACTTAGTATGGATCTACCTCTTCCCATTGCTCTATCTTGTAGGTTAA
- a CDS encoding PIN/TRAM domain-containing protein — protein MRKLLSAIGSIVVGLASYLFLYAESQNLILSLSLSGLVLIYTVVLAFGEKKLYPEVKADTLLLASLFGLLGLGLASYPASLLNDYGWKPASITLAFLLFVTGVKVGLSFAKKPGLAIFGGGGVGASSGTSFAIPGLEGSSSQPKEKILDTSVVIDGRILDIADTHFLDGPLILPNFVLREIQLISDSSDPIKRARGRRGLEMLNKLQRKGSIEVKITYTDYSDTREVDAKLVKLARDTGAAVVTNDFNLNKVAELQGVRVLNLNNLANALKPVVLPGEEFPISVIKEGKDENQGIGYLEDGTMVVIENGGHLVNKEVRVVVTSIIQTAAGKMIFTKVQNGNNNYNKS, from the coding sequence ATGAGAAAACTCCTTTCGGCCATCGGCTCTATTGTAGTCGGTTTGGCCTCTTATTTGTTCCTGTATGCGGAATCTCAGAATTTGATTCTTTCGCTTTCTTTGTCCGGATTGGTTCTTATTTACACTGTGGTTCTGGCATTCGGTGAGAAGAAACTCTACCCGGAAGTAAAAGCAGATACTCTCTTGCTTGCATCACTCTTTGGGCTTCTTGGCTTGGGTCTCGCTTCGTATCCAGCAAGTCTTCTGAATGACTATGGCTGGAAGCCTGCCTCCATTACTTTGGCTTTCCTTCTGTTTGTAACGGGAGTTAAAGTAGGCCTAAGTTTTGCAAAAAAACCAGGCCTTGCCATCTTTGGCGGAGGTGGAGTCGGTGCCAGTTCAGGCACAAGCTTTGCCATCCCTGGTCTAGAGGGCTCTAGTTCACAACCCAAGGAAAAGATTTTAGATACCTCTGTGGTCATTGATGGGCGGATCTTGGACATTGCAGACACCCACTTCCTCGACGGTCCACTCATCCTTCCCAACTTTGTCTTACGTGAGATACAGCTGATTTCGGATTCCTCAGACCCTATCAAACGGGCAAGAGGAAGAAGAGGTTTGGAAATGTTAAACAAACTCCAAAGAAAAGGCTCCATCGAAGTAAAGATTACCTATACGGATTATTCAGATACCCGCGAGGTAGATGCAAAACTAGTGAAGTTGGCGAGAGACACTGGTGCCGCCGTCGTAACAAATGACTTTAACCTGAATAAGGTGGCAGAATTACAAGGTGTTCGAGTCTTAAATTTAAACAACCTAGCAAATGCCTTGAAGCCTGTTGTCTTGCCTGGAGAAGAATTTCCAATTTCTGTCATCAAAGAAGGAAAAGACGAAAACCAAGGGATTGGGTATTTGGAAGACGGTACTATGGTCGTCATCGAAAATGGTGGCCACCTTGTGAACAAAGAAGTTAGAGTTGTAGTAACTTCCATCATTCAAACTGCCGCAGGAAAGATGATTTTTACAAAAGTACAAAACGGTAACAACAACTACAACAAATCGTAA